One Nostoc punctiforme PCC 73102 DNA window includes the following coding sequences:
- a CDS encoding S-layer homology domain-containing protein, with protein MNQSYFAQMSKFVLAATSVAILSPIASASATSGFSTTVAQISDNSTGQQLLADKKVETRSRTTIERQTITTESRSSSVSAKGKKTGFSLAIWEPSGNLSEVIARISVKSKGGKGYLKERFLGDYKYKIKQKAKFAKGLKASDRIVVRLYDVQNRFIGYSEFECLSANTTVNLVLSAKPTEYQVVRTVYGVDADQDGTIDAGTTTYDYFTQVSDQRVSFLSSSQTFQGSQFQVEGLSTIPGTSVYPVSFTQGEYALVRQSFVSVFSSDLAEALQATPGSLVQVIEVSDNSSYDISQMLMNYRQVGMSRALQVGFSDVSTNYWAKDFIAELASMEILEGFPDGTFRPDAPVTRAQFAAMLRKAFAKGKIRQAIAFKDVSTQYWAYNAISEVYQMGFLNAVIGKDFNPSQSLSRVDILVALARGLNYQSSGSTDTILSVYSDATSIRSEYRSLIAALTQRGIVVNYPNVNLLNVERVATRSEVSALLYQALSSTGQVANISSQYVVGQQQQQVAVEEQTETSTEGVKPRRHCNQGIGNGSEGCDPGNSHPHGGSNDEGGRTPGKK; from the coding sequence ATGAATCAAAGTTACTTTGCTCAAATGAGCAAGTTTGTTCTGGCTGCAACCTCTGTGGCAATCTTATCGCCAATAGCTTCTGCATCTGCAACTTCAGGGTTCTCTACCACCGTCGCCCAAATATCTGATAATTCCACAGGTCAACAACTTTTAGCCGATAAAAAAGTAGAAACCAGGAGTCGTACTACTATTGAGCGGCAAACTATCACCACAGAAAGCCGCAGTAGTAGTGTTTCTGCAAAAGGCAAAAAAACAGGTTTTAGCCTTGCCATTTGGGAACCATCCGGGAACTTGTCAGAGGTGATTGCTCGCATTTCTGTCAAGAGTAAAGGTGGCAAGGGCTATTTAAAAGAGCGCTTTTTGGGTGATTACAAGTACAAGATTAAGCAAAAAGCAAAATTTGCTAAGGGGTTAAAAGCTAGCGATCGCATCGTCGTGCGATTGTATGATGTTCAAAACCGCTTTATTGGCTATAGCGAATTTGAATGTTTGTCGGCAAATACCACAGTTAACCTGGTTTTGTCAGCCAAACCTACAGAATACCAAGTTGTTCGTACTGTTTATGGTGTTGATGCTGACCAAGACGGCACTATTGACGCAGGTACCACCACCTACGACTACTTCACCCAAGTCAGCGACCAGCGTGTTAGTTTCCTCAGCAGTTCCCAAACCTTCCAAGGTAGTCAGTTCCAAGTAGAAGGTTTATCAACAATTCCAGGTACTAGCGTTTATCCCGTCTCTTTCACTCAGGGTGAATATGCTTTAGTGCGTCAGTCGTTCGTGAGCGTCTTTAGTTCCGACTTAGCAGAGGCTTTGCAAGCTACTCCTGGCAGCTTGGTGCAAGTGATTGAAGTCAGCGATAACTCTAGCTACGATATCAGCCAAATGCTGATGAATTATCGCCAAGTTGGGATGTCTCGCGCTCTCCAGGTTGGATTTTCTGATGTTTCCACAAACTACTGGGCTAAAGATTTTATTGCCGAATTGGCCTCAATGGAAATTCTTGAAGGTTTTCCTGATGGGACTTTCCGCCCGGATGCACCAGTAACTCGTGCCCAATTTGCGGCAATGCTGCGGAAAGCCTTTGCCAAGGGGAAAATTCGCCAAGCGATCGCATTTAAGGATGTCTCAACTCAATATTGGGCTTACAATGCCATCAGCGAAGTTTATCAAATGGGCTTTTTAAACGCTGTTATTGGTAAGGATTTCAACCCCAGCCAAAGCCTTTCTCGCGTTGACATTTTGGTAGCATTAGCGCGGGGATTAAATTATCAAAGCAGTGGTTCAACGGATACAATTTTATCTGTTTACAGCGATGCAACTAGTATTCGTAGTGAATATCGCAGTCTGATTGCAGCTTTGACACAACGCGGTATAGTCGTCAACTATCCCAATGTGAACTTGCTAAATGTTGAACGAGTAGCAACCAGATCTGAAGTGTCTGCTTTGCTATACCAAGCTCTATCTAGCACTGGACAAGTAGCAAATATCTCCTCGCAGTATGTCGTTGGACAACAACAACAACAAGTTGCAGTGGAGGAGCAGACTGAAACTTCAACAGAGGGGGTAAAACCACGTCGCCACTGTAACCAAGGAA